The sequence TCCACGGCATCGAGGCCGCTGATGCGGTCGCCGCTGCGGGAGGTTTCCGGGTAACCGGCGGAGGCCAGGATCACGCACACGCTCCAGCCCTCGCTGAAGCGGATCAACTCCGGGGCCAACTCACCCTTCGCGCCCGCCAGGCAGAAGCCTGCGAGATCTCCGGACACCAGCGGCATCACCGCCTGGCACTCCGGATCGCCGAAGCGGCAGTTGTACTCGATCACCTTCGGGCCCTGCGGCGTGAGCATCAGGCCGAAGTAGAGGAACCCGCGGTACGGCAGGCCATCGTGGCGCAGGCCGAGCACGGTCGGGGAAACGATGTCGCGCTCGATGGTTTCGAGCAGGTGGGCGTCGATCAGGCGGCGGCTGGCCACCGCGCCCATGCCGCCGGTGTTCGGACCGGCGTCCCCTTCCCCGATGCGCTTGTAATCGCGGGCCGGGGTGAAAATCAGGAACCCGTCATCGACCACGGCGGCGAAAATCGAAACTTCCGGGCCGACGAGGCACTCCTCGACCAGCAGGCGGCCCGCGCCAAAGCGGCGCTCGACCAGCACCTCCTTCAGGAACTCCTCGGCGGAGGCCTCGTCCGGGCACACCGCCACGCCCTTGCCCGCGGCCAGGCCGTCGAACTTCAGGACCGTCGGGTAGACGCCATTGATGGCCGCGCGGGCTTCCTCGATGGTGTCCACCACCGTGACCAGGGCGGTCGGGATCTTGTGGCGGAACAGGAACTGCTTCGCGAACTCCTTGCTGGCCTCGAGCTGGGCGGATTGCTTGTGCGGCCCCCAGCACGGGATGCCGGCCTGCTCGCAGAGATTGGCTAGGCCCTCGTTTTTCACGAGGTAGCTCTCCTCGCCGGCCACGCAGAGGTCGATGGCATTGGCCTTCATCCACTCCACGAGGGATTCCAGGCCGTCGGCGGGCACCGGTTTTGCGAGTTCCAGGATCGCGTCGCTGCCCGGGAAACAGAACAGCTCCGGGGAACCCGGGGATTCCGCCAACGCGCGGACCAGCGCGTGCTCACGCCCACCTTTGCCAACAACGAGAATTTTCATCCGGGCCGGTTTTCCGGGAAAGCAGCGGAAGACGCAATAGCGGATGCTTGAGAACACCTGTTTACCAATCCAAAGTTTCCCGGTCATGGCCCGCCCGACGCCCCTCATCGATCTACACGAATTCCACGGTCTGGGACTCATCGTTCAATGGCCCAGCGGAGTCAGATACACCAACCAGACAGGAGGGTTCGCGTGCGATCATCCGGAAATGGAGGGAGTCTTCGCCCCAC comes from Luteolibacter sp. LG18 and encodes:
- the purD gene encoding phosphoribosylamine--glycine ligase, which codes for MKILVVGKGGREHALVRALAESPGSPELFCFPGSDAILELAKPVPADGLESLVEWMKANAIDLCVAGEESYLVKNEGLANLCEQAGIPCWGPHKQSAQLEASKEFAKQFLFRHKIPTALVTVVDTIEEARAAINGVYPTVLKFDGLAAGKGVAVCPDEASAEEFLKEVLVERRFGAGRLLVEECLVGPEVSIFAAVVDDGFLIFTPARDYKRIGEGDAGPNTGGMGAVASRRLIDAHLLETIERDIVSPTVLGLRHDGLPYRGFLYFGLMLTPQGPKVIEYNCRFGDPECQAVMPLVSGDLAGFCLAGAKGELAPELIRFSEGWSVCVILASAGYPETSRSGDRISGLDAVDGARVYHAGTRKTADGAWETNGGRVLAVVAGAETREDAVGKAHAATDLVTFPGSQRRRDIGIMHFE